One genomic window of Micromonospora sp. WMMD1128 includes the following:
- a CDS encoding AAA family ATPase, with the protein MTGRFRHGLVVGKFYPPHAGHHALVEAAAARCAAVTVVVAPSRRESVPLDLRLDWLREVHAGTPWVRFVGRYDDHPVDYADPAVWDLHCAVFADALGGEPVDAVFSSEAYGEELARRFGAVAVDVDPERRAAPVSGTAVRADPAAHWRWLSPPVRAWLVRRVVVVGAESTGTTTMARALARRFGAAWVPEYGRELTGRKLAVLRRSRPEATVFDVTWDRDDFVEVVREQQAAEDATARVGGPLLICDTDARATAVWEERYLGSSSAEVRAAARRPALYLLTDHEGVPFADDGLRDGEHLRAWMTGRFRAELAGCGVPVVELRGAHEERLATAVAAVETVLAAGWSFADPVLPADPTAYSKLAS; encoded by the coding sequence GTGACCGGGCGGTTCCGGCACGGGCTGGTGGTCGGCAAGTTCTATCCGCCGCACGCCGGGCACCACGCGCTCGTCGAGGCCGCCGCGGCCCGCTGCGCCGCGGTGACCGTGGTGGTGGCGCCGTCCCGGCGCGAGTCGGTCCCGCTGGACCTGCGGCTGGACTGGTTGCGCGAGGTTCACGCCGGCACCCCGTGGGTGCGGTTCGTCGGCCGCTACGACGACCACCCGGTCGACTACGCCGACCCGGCGGTCTGGGACCTGCACTGCGCGGTGTTCGCCGACGCGTTGGGCGGCGAGCCGGTGGACGCCGTCTTCTCCTCCGAGGCGTACGGCGAGGAGTTGGCCCGCCGGTTCGGCGCGGTCGCGGTCGACGTGGATCCGGAGCGGCGGGCCGCGCCGGTCTCCGGCACCGCCGTGCGCGCGGACCCGGCGGCCCACTGGCGGTGGCTGAGTCCGCCGGTGCGGGCGTGGCTGGTCCGCCGGGTGGTGGTGGTCGGCGCCGAGTCCACCGGCACCACGACCATGGCGCGGGCGCTCGCCCGGCGTTTCGGCGCCGCCTGGGTGCCCGAGTACGGCCGCGAGCTGACCGGGCGCAAGCTCGCCGTGCTGCGCCGGTCCCGGCCGGAGGCCACCGTCTTCGACGTCACCTGGGACCGGGACGACTTCGTCGAGGTGGTACGCGAGCAGCAGGCCGCCGAGGACGCGACGGCGCGGGTCGGCGGCCCGCTGCTGATCTGCGACACCGATGCCCGGGCCACCGCGGTCTGGGAGGAGCGTTACCTGGGCTCGTCCTCGGCGGAGGTGCGGGCGGCGGCCCGCCGGCCGGCGCTCTACCTGCTCACCGACCACGAGGGGGTGCCCTTCGCCGACGACGGCCTGCGTGACGGGGAGCACCTGCGGGCGTGGATGACCGGGCGGTTCCGCGCGGAGCTGGCCGGGTGCGGGGTGCCGGTGGTCGAGCTGCGCGGGGCGCACGAGGAGCGCCTGGCCACCGCCGTCGCCGCGGTCGAGACCGTGCTCGCGGCCGGCTGGTCGTTCGCCGATCCGGTGCTGCCCGCCGACCCGACGGCATATTCAAAGCTAGCCTCCTAG
- a CDS encoding DUF5753 domain-containing protein, which produces MPLSASPVVRRVRLGVELRRLRRRESLTLEQVCTRLGWASTSKLSRIELGQSRPDLADVLDLLDVYEVPRHQREDLIVIARDAATGRGWSKTLGEMGERQRAYAELEAGAERIVEYQPALVPGLLQIPAYARLRVSAGASLAGEVDVEADVRARAVRQELLVRADPPHYTALLDERACEPDGLPAEVWREQVRHLLALAERSHITLRVVPRGASPGDDLHPLAPFSYYAYPDPDDPRTVLVETLTTDLRLVADADVARYEQVIERLLAAALPEEATVELLTRRLGVAPVPRPRDPHELE; this is translated from the coding sequence ATGCCGTTGTCAGCAAGTCCGGTGGTCCGGCGAGTGCGGCTCGGTGTCGAGCTGCGTCGACTGCGTCGTCGGGAGTCGCTCACGCTCGAACAGGTCTGCACCCGGCTCGGTTGGGCCTCGACGTCGAAGCTGTCCCGCATCGAGCTGGGGCAGAGCCGGCCCGACCTGGCCGACGTGCTCGACCTGCTCGACGTCTACGAGGTGCCACGGCACCAGCGGGAGGATCTGATCGTCATCGCCCGCGACGCCGCCACCGGGCGCGGCTGGTCCAAGACGCTCGGCGAGATGGGTGAGCGGCAGCGGGCGTACGCGGAGTTGGAGGCCGGCGCCGAGCGCATCGTGGAATACCAGCCGGCGCTCGTACCCGGCCTGTTGCAGATCCCCGCGTACGCCCGGCTGCGGGTGTCGGCCGGTGCGTCGCTCGCCGGCGAGGTGGACGTGGAGGCCGATGTCCGGGCCCGGGCGGTGCGCCAGGAGCTGCTGGTCCGGGCGGACCCGCCGCACTACACCGCCCTGCTCGACGAGCGGGCCTGCGAGCCGGACGGGCTGCCGGCCGAGGTGTGGCGGGAGCAGGTGCGGCACCTGCTGGCGCTAGCCGAACGGTCGCACATCACCCTCCGGGTGGTGCCCCGCGGCGCCTCGCCCGGCGACGACCTGCATCCGCTCGCGCCGTTCTCCTACTATGCCTATCCCGACCCGGACGATCCGCGCACGGTCCTGGTCGAGACGCTCACCACCGACCTGCGCCTGGTCGCCGACGCCGACGTGGCCCGCTATGAGCAGGTGATCGAGCGGCTGCTCGCGGCAGCGCTGCCCGAGGAGGCGACGGTCGAGCTGCTCACCCGCCGGCTCGGCGTCGCGCCGGTGCCCCGGCCGCGGGACCCGCACGAGCTGGAGTGA
- a CDS encoding TerC family protein, whose product MNVSALVWAVTLTAMIAVLMADLFIIGRRPHEPSVRESSLWVGFYVALALLFGVLLWVTAGPSVAGQFYTGWLTEYSLSVDNLFVFVIIMGRFGVPRQYQQKVLLIGILLALVMRGGFIAAGAALISQFSWVFYIFGAFLIYTAVNLARQGEPDEDEFSENVLIRWSRKALPLSRDFDGARMTTRENGRWLFTPMLIVMIAIGTTDLIFALDSIPAIFGITQEPYLVFTANVFALMGLRQLYFLLGGLLDRLIYLSYGLAVVLGFIGVKLVLEALADNNLPFLNGGEPVAWAPHIPIWLSLTVILGTLAVATVASLAKSSRDRRRELAEARR is encoded by the coding sequence TTGAACGTGTCCGCATTGGTGTGGGCGGTAACCCTGACCGCGATGATCGCGGTCCTGATGGCTGACCTGTTCATCATCGGCCGCCGCCCGCACGAGCCGAGCGTCCGCGAGTCGAGCCTGTGGGTCGGCTTCTACGTCGCTCTGGCGCTGCTCTTCGGCGTGCTGCTCTGGGTGACCGCCGGGCCGAGCGTGGCCGGGCAGTTCTACACCGGCTGGCTCACCGAATACAGCCTCTCGGTGGACAACCTCTTCGTCTTCGTGATCATCATGGGCCGGTTCGGGGTGCCCCGGCAGTACCAGCAGAAGGTGCTGCTCATCGGCATCCTGCTGGCGTTGGTCATGCGCGGCGGCTTCATCGCGGCCGGCGCCGCGCTGATCTCCCAGTTCTCCTGGGTGTTCTACATCTTCGGCGCGTTCCTCATCTACACCGCGGTGAACCTGGCCCGGCAGGGTGAGCCGGACGAGGACGAGTTCAGCGAGAACGTGCTGATCCGGTGGAGCCGCAAGGCGCTCCCGCTGTCCCGGGACTTCGACGGGGCGCGGATGACCACCCGGGAGAACGGACGGTGGCTGTTCACCCCGATGCTGATCGTGATGATCGCGATCGGCACCACCGACCTCATCTTCGCGCTCGACTCGATCCCGGCGATCTTCGGCATCACGCAGGAGCCGTACCTGGTCTTCACCGCGAACGTCTTCGCGTTGATGGGGCTGCGGCAGCTCTACTTCCTGCTCGGCGGCCTGCTGGACCGGCTGATCTACCTCAGCTACGGGCTGGCCGTGGTGCTCGGCTTCATCGGGGTGAAGCTGGTCCTGGAGGCGCTCGCCGACAACAACCTGCCGTTCCTCAACGGCGGCGAGCCGGTGGCCTGGGCGCCGCACATCCCGATCTGGCTCTCGCTGAC
- a CDS encoding antibiotic biosynthesis monooxygenase, which translates to MVLEVALIDVTPGHEDDFAAAYAQARPVLAEAPGCRSVRMTRGVESPTRFVLLVEWDSVEAHDVNFRQTERFGRWRGLIGPFFAGPPLVEHFVDVPA; encoded by the coding sequence ATGGTTCTTGAGGTTGCGCTCATCGACGTGACGCCCGGACACGAGGACGACTTCGCCGCCGCGTACGCGCAGGCGCGGCCGGTCCTCGCCGAGGCGCCGGGGTGCCGCTCGGTGCGGATGACCCGCGGGGTCGAGTCGCCCACCCGGTTCGTGCTGCTCGTCGAGTGGGACTCGGTCGAGGCGCACGACGTGAACTTCCGGCAGACCGAGCGCTTCGGGCGGTGGCGGGGCCTGATCGGGCCGTTCTTCGCCGGCCCGCCGCTCGTCGAGCACTTCGTCGACGTGCCGGCCTGA
- the pnuC gene encoding nicotinamide riboside transporter PnuC has translation MLDWLTGTAFTVFGAGTTWAELLGFGTGVVNVWLVARQHIANWPIGIANVLLLMVLFQTAGLYADAGLQLVYVALGVYGWWHWLFGGDRRGRLTVARTGRREWWGLGAAGLLLTAGLWALLDRATDSTVPFADAVTTALSLLATYGQTRKLVESWWLWIAADLIYIPLYAYKGLWLTGGLYLIFLALCVVGLRAWRADLRRRAAATPVPPGPAPVAA, from the coding sequence ATGCTCGACTGGCTCACCGGCACCGCGTTCACCGTGTTCGGCGCCGGCACCACCTGGGCCGAGCTGCTCGGCTTCGGCACCGGCGTGGTCAACGTCTGGTTGGTCGCCCGCCAGCACATCGCCAACTGGCCCATCGGCATCGCCAACGTCCTGCTGCTGATGGTGCTGTTCCAGACCGCCGGCCTGTACGCCGACGCCGGCCTGCAACTGGTCTACGTGGCGCTCGGGGTGTACGGCTGGTGGCACTGGCTCTTCGGCGGCGACCGGCGCGGCCGGCTCACCGTGGCCCGCACCGGGCGGCGGGAGTGGTGGGGGCTCGGCGCGGCCGGGCTGCTGCTCACCGCCGGCCTGTGGGCGCTGCTGGACCGGGCCACCGACTCCACCGTCCCGTTTGCCGACGCGGTCACCACCGCGTTGTCGCTGCTGGCCACCTACGGGCAGACCCGCAAGCTGGTGGAGAGCTGGTGGCTGTGGATCGCCGCCGACCTGATCTACATCCCGCTCTACGCGTACAAGGGACTCTGGCTCACCGGCGGCCTGTATCTGATCTTTCTGGCCCTCTGCGTGGTCGGGTTGCGCGCCTGGCGGGCGGACCTGCGCCGGCGGGCGGCGGCCACGCCGGTGCCGCCCGGGCCGGCCCCGGTCGCCGCGTGA
- a CDS encoding VOC family protein, with protein MRSIYPVLRYPDVHAAVDFLRSAFGLTVHEVHAGPDGAVRHAQLGHGDDLVMVGPGPAPASRPADDDYRLYLAVDDVDAHHERARAAGAEIVRAPYDTDYGSRDYAARDPAGMVWSFGTYRP; from the coding sequence ATGCGAAGCATCTATCCGGTCCTCAGATATCCCGACGTCCACGCCGCCGTCGACTTCCTCCGGTCGGCGTTCGGCCTCACCGTCCACGAGGTGCACGCCGGGCCCGACGGCGCGGTGCGCCACGCTCAGCTCGGCCACGGCGACGACCTGGTCATGGTGGGTCCGGGTCCCGCGCCGGCGAGCCGGCCGGCGGACGACGACTACCGCCTCTACCTGGCCGTCGACGACGTCGACGCGCACCACGAGCGGGCCCGGGCAGCCGGCGCGGAAATCGTCCGGGCGCCGTACGACACCGATTACGGCTCCCGCGACTACGCGGCCCGCGACCCGGCCGGCATGGTCTGGTCGTTCGGCACGTACCGTCCCTGA